Proteins found in one Armatimonadota bacterium genomic segment:
- a CDS encoding CdaR family protein, translated as MKLRRPLLSEQQLLLLLSFLIAVTSWYYVVSTRPPRGPQVTSKVVAVIPRIEGEPAYGYSMLGVRVTPPTVVVTGVAEQLAALDAVRTEAVDVTGATRDVVREVAVDAPSGMARPARVRVAVQVVPAIAARVVPGVRVRVQNVPPGVVARVEPSTIAVQVQGPVAVVSRLRPDDLVAVVDGADLSEGRRRVRPQVVAPEQVTVVDLRPDMVVVVVRRGG; from the coding sequence ATGAAACTGCGCCGCCCTCTGCTCAGCGAGCAGCAGTTGCTCCTGCTCCTGTCGTTTCTCATCGCGGTGACCTCCTGGTATTATGTGGTGTCCACCCGCCCGCCCCGCGGCCCGCAGGTCACCTCCAAGGTGGTGGCCGTGATCCCCCGGATCGAGGGCGAGCCGGCCTACGGGTACAGCATGCTGGGCGTCCGGGTCACCCCGCCCACGGTCGTCGTGACCGGCGTGGCCGAGCAGCTGGCCGCCCTGGACGCCGTGCGCACCGAGGCCGTGGACGTGACCGGGGCCACCCGGGATGTGGTGCGGGAGGTGGCGGTGGACGCGCCGTCGGGAATGGCCCGCCCGGCCCGCGTGCGGGTGGCGGTGCAGGTGGTGCCGGCCATCGCGGCCCGGGTCGTCCCCGGCGTGCGGGTCCGGGTGCAGAACGTCCCGCCGGGGGTGGTGGCGCGCGTGGAGCCGTCCACCATCGCGGTGCAGGTGCAGGGGCCGGTGGCGGTGGTCAGCCGGCTCCGGCCCGACGACCTGGTGGCGGTGGTGGACGGGGCCGACCTGTCCGAGGGGCGCCGGCGGGTGCGGCCCCAGGTGGTGGCGCCCGAGCAGGTGACGGTGGTCGACCTGCGGCCGGACATGGTGGTGGTGGTCGTCCGCCGGGGAGGATAG
- the cdaA gene encoding diadenylate cyclase CdaA, with the protein MPEIRPQDIIDILIVTLLVYQLLLLIRGTRAVQLVIGLGILVAAYAVSRALGLYTLQSVLQYLGVVIPIALLVIFQPELRRMLEQLGRGGVLISGLTPHALGREERIRLANDLARAARILGLRKIGALIVLERQTGLEDFIETGVRVDAVVTVQLLITLFFPNSPLHDGAAIIRGNRVVAAGCLLPLSENPSLARLLGTRHRAGVGITEQTDAVSLIVSEETGTISLAREGELIRGLSEEQVKAALLELTAPGPAAAVGPWRWWRTIRRS; encoded by the coding sequence GTGCCGGAGATCCGCCCGCAGGACATCATCGACATCCTCATCGTCACCCTGCTGGTCTACCAGCTGCTGCTGCTGATCCGGGGCACCCGGGCGGTGCAGCTGGTCATCGGGCTGGGAATTCTGGTGGCGGCCTACGCCGTCAGCCGGGCCCTGGGCCTGTACACGCTCCAGTCGGTCCTCCAGTACCTGGGCGTGGTGATCCCCATCGCCCTGCTGGTCATCTTCCAGCCCGAGCTGCGGCGCATGCTGGAGCAGCTCGGACGCGGCGGCGTGCTCATCAGCGGGCTCACACCCCACGCCCTGGGGCGGGAGGAGCGCATCCGGCTGGCCAACGACCTGGCCCGGGCCGCGCGCATCCTGGGGCTGCGCAAGATCGGCGCGCTGATCGTCCTGGAGCGGCAGACGGGGCTGGAGGACTTCATCGAGACCGGCGTGCGGGTGGATGCGGTGGTCACCGTGCAGCTGCTCATCACCCTGTTCTTCCCCAATTCCCCGCTGCACGACGGGGCGGCCATCATCCGCGGCAACCGGGTGGTGGCCGCCGGCTGCCTGCTGCCCCTGTCGGAGAACCCGTCCCTGGCCCGCCTCCTGGGCACGCGCCACCGGGCGGGGGTCGGGATCACCGAGCAGACCGACGCGGTGAGCCTGATCGTGTCCGAGGAGACCGGGACGATCAGCCTGGCCCGGGAGGGCGAGCTGATCCGGGGACTGTCGGAGGAACAGGTGAAGGCCGCCCTGCTGGAACTGACGGCGCCCGGCCCGGCGGCCGCCGTGGGCCCGTGGCGGTGGTGGAGGACGATCCGCCGCTCATGA
- the argF gene encoding ornithine carbamoyltransferase — MDLRGRDLVSMDDLSPEEVAWILDTAADLKRRRGSPDHPRPLAGKVLAMIFEKPSLRTRVTFEVAMLELGGHAVYLGPQDIQMGVRESVPDVARNLSRWVHGIMARTFSHRTVEVLAEHAAVPVINGLSDREHPCQTLGDLLTIRERFGRLDGLRVAWVGDGNNVCHSLLLGAAKVGLSVTVATPPAYAPDPAIVSRARQIATRTGARLEVGTDPQAAVRGADVIYTDVWVSMGQEDQRAGKLAAFAGYQVNAALVALAASHGVVMHCLPAHRGEEITDDVLDGPRSVVLDQAENRLHAQKALLALVL; from the coding sequence GTGGACCTGCGGGGCCGCGACCTGGTCAGCATGGACGACCTCTCCCCCGAGGAGGTGGCCTGGATCCTCGACACCGCGGCCGACCTCAAGCGCCGGCGCGGGTCGCCCGACCACCCGCGGCCTCTGGCGGGCAAGGTGCTGGCCATGATCTTCGAAAAGCCCTCCCTGCGCACGCGGGTCACGTTCGAGGTGGCCATGCTGGAGCTGGGCGGGCACGCCGTGTACCTGGGCCCCCAGGACATCCAGATGGGGGTCCGGGAGAGCGTGCCCGACGTGGCCCGCAACCTCAGCCGCTGGGTGCACGGGATCATGGCCCGCACCTTCAGCCACCGCACGGTGGAGGTGCTGGCCGAACACGCCGCGGTGCCCGTGATCAACGGCCTGTCGGACCGGGAGCACCCCTGCCAGACCCTGGGAGACCTGCTCACCATCCGGGAGCGGTTCGGCCGTCTGGACGGCCTGCGGGTGGCCTGGGTGGGCGACGGCAACAACGTGTGCCACTCGCTGCTGCTGGGCGCCGCCAAGGTGGGCCTGTCGGTGACGGTGGCCACCCCGCCCGCGTATGCGCCCGACCCCGCCATCGTCTCCCGGGCCCGGCAGATCGCCACCCGGACGGGAGCGCGCCTGGAGGTGGGCACCGATCCCCAGGCGGCCGTCCGCGGGGCCGACGTGATCTATACCGACGTCTGGGTGAGCATGGGCCAGGAGGACCAGCGGGCGGGTAAGCTCGCTGCCTTCGCCGGCTACCAGGTGAACGCGGCCCTGGTGGCGCTGGCGGCTTCTCACGGGGTGGTCATGCACTGCCTGCCGGCCCACCGGGGGGAGGAGATCACCGACGACGTGCTGGACGGCCCCCGCTCGGTGGTCCTGGACCAGGCCGAAAACCGCCTGCACGCCCAGAAGGCGCTGCTGGCCCTGGTGCTGTGA
- a CDS encoding cyclic 2,3-diphosphoglycerate synthase translates to MPRTTARRRARRPLRGLARPSRSAPPTRVIILGAGGRDFHNFNVVYRDRPEYRVVAFTATQIPEIENRIYPPDLAGPLYPEGIPIYPEEELADLIRRLRADQVVFAYSDVSHEHVMHVSSLALAAGASVVLLGPRATMLTARVPVVSIGAVRTGAGKSPATRRVAQILRGLGLRVAVVRHPMAYGDLARQRVQRFATLEDLDRIPVTLEEREEYEPHLAAGTVVYAGVDYREVIRQAQREAHVLVWDGGNNDFPFVRSGLHIVLADPHRPGHELTYHPGETNLRMAQVVVITKVDTARPDDVAAVRANVARVNPQAVVIEAALPLEVDRPDLLAGRRAVVVEDGPTLTHGEMSYGAGVLAARAHGATLVDPRPYAVGSIREVFARYPHLGAVLPAMGYSPAQIRELEQTLAAADCDVVVIGTPVDLRRVIALRHPAVRVRYELRERTRPTLEEILTRWVREGARAGGQ, encoded by the coding sequence ATGCCCAGGACCACCGCCCGACGGCGCGCCCGGAGACCCCTGCGCGGCCTCGCGCGCCCGTCCCGCTCTGCACCCCCCACCCGGGTCATCATCCTGGGGGCGGGGGGACGCGACTTCCACAACTTCAACGTCGTGTACCGGGATCGGCCGGAGTACCGGGTGGTGGCGTTCACGGCCACCCAGATCCCCGAGATCGAGAACCGCATCTACCCTCCCGACCTGGCCGGGCCCCTGTACCCGGAGGGGATCCCCATCTACCCCGAGGAGGAGCTGGCCGACCTCATCCGCCGCCTGCGGGCGGACCAGGTGGTGTTTGCCTACAGCGACGTCTCCCACGAGCACGTGATGCACGTCAGCTCCCTGGCGCTGGCCGCCGGCGCCAGCGTGGTCCTGCTGGGCCCCCGGGCCACCATGCTGACGGCGCGGGTGCCGGTGGTGAGCATCGGCGCCGTGCGCACCGGCGCCGGCAAGAGCCCCGCCACTCGCCGGGTGGCCCAGATCCTGCGGGGCCTGGGGCTGCGGGTGGCCGTCGTCCGCCACCCGATGGCCTACGGCGACCTGGCCCGCCAGCGGGTGCAGCGGTTCGCCACCCTGGAGGACCTGGACCGGATCCCCGTGACCCTCGAGGAGCGGGAGGAATACGAGCCGCACCTGGCGGCGGGGACGGTGGTGTACGCCGGCGTGGATTACCGGGAGGTCATCCGCCAGGCGCAGCGGGAGGCCCACGTGCTGGTGTGGGACGGCGGCAACAACGACTTCCCTTTCGTGCGCTCGGGCCTGCACATCGTGCTGGCCGATCCCCACCGGCCCGGCCACGAGCTCACCTACCACCCGGGGGAGACCAACCTGCGGATGGCCCAGGTGGTGGTCATCACCAAGGTGGACACCGCCCGCCCCGACGACGTGGCGGCCGTGCGCGCCAACGTCGCGCGGGTGAATCCCCAGGCGGTGGTCATCGAGGCGGCCCTGCCCCTGGAGGTGGACCGTCCCGACCTGCTGGCGGGGCGGCGGGCGGTGGTGGTGGAGGACGGCCCCACCCTCACCCACGGCGAGATGTCCTACGGCGCGGGCGTGCTGGCCGCCCGGGCCCACGGCGCCACCTTGGTGGACCCGCGCCCGTATGCCGTGGGCTCCATCCGCGAGGTGTTCGCCCGCTACCCCCACCTGGGCGCGGTCCTGCCGGCCATGGGCTACAGCCCGGCCCAGATTCGGGAACTGGAGCAGACCCTCGCCGCCGCCGACTGCGACGTGGTGGTCATCGGCACGCCCGTGGACCTGCGGCGGGTCATCGCCCTGCGGCATCCGGCGGTGCGGGTGCGCTACGAACTGCGGGAGCGGACCCGGCCCACCCTGGAGGAGATCCTGACCCGGTGGGTGCGGGAGGGCGCGCGGGCGGGGGGACAGTAG
- a CDS encoding LysM peptidoglycan-binding domain-containing protein gives MRLGTVSAAAVLVLALAGPLAPPAPASASAHVVRPGETLYRIALRYGVPVDALAAANGIADPARIRAGQVLRIPAAGVRPVRPSAAPRIAPPSVQTSARGPRADLASVQVRRISLRYTVGRGDTLYGIARRFGVTVHALRGANGLRSDLIHPGQRLVVPGARVVVRIPPPGPTVRLRLPVPEPAPAPQIPDLDTGDEISAPRPVRVRRGPASYFTTLAVAAAQTPLQVVGRRDEWYEVRLPDDTTGWIRAADLTPPPPIPASPQPAAAVIVREALQYVGTRYVWGGASAGGLDCSGFVYLVFSAFAPELARLRSFDYFRLGVPVPPGQLRPGDLVFFTTYAPGASHVGIYLGDRRFIHASSSARQVTVSSLDEPYYAARYVGARRLAP, from the coding sequence ATGCGCCTGGGCACCGTCTCCGCCGCCGCCGTCCTGGTGCTGGCGCTGGCGGGCCCGCTGGCCCCGCCGGCCCCGGCGTCGGCGTCGGCTCACGTGGTCCGGCCGGGCGAGACCCTGTACCGGATCGCCCTGCGCTACGGCGTGCCCGTGGACGCCCTGGCGGCGGCCAACGGGATCGCCGACCCCGCGCGCATCCGCGCCGGCCAGGTCCTGCGCATCCCGGCGGCCGGCGTCCGCCCGGTGCGGCCGTCTGCGGCCCCGCGCATTGCCCCCCCATCCGTCCAGACCTCTGCCCGCGGGCCGCGCGCCGACCTGGCCTCCGTTCAGGTCCGCCGCATCAGCCTGCGCTACACCGTCGGCCGCGGGGACACGCTGTACGGCATTGCCCGCCGGTTCGGCGTCACAGTCCACGCCCTGCGTGGCGCCAACGGATTGCGGTCGGACCTGATCCACCCCGGCCAGAGGCTGGTGGTCCCCGGCGCCCGCGTCGTCGTGCGCATTCCTCCGCCCGGCCCGACCGTGCGCCTGCGCCTGCCGGTCCCCGAGCCCGCGCCCGCCCCGCAGATCCCTGACCTGGACACCGGCGATGAGATCAGCGCGCCCCGTCCCGTCCGCGTGCGCCGGGGCCCGGCGTCGTATTTCACCACCCTGGCCGTCGCCGCGGCTCAGACCCCGCTGCAGGTGGTCGGTCGCCGGGACGAGTGGTACGAGGTGCGCCTGCCCGACGACACCACCGGCTGGATCCGCGCCGCCGACCTGACCCCGCCGCCACCCATCCCCGCCTCTCCCCAGCCCGCCGCGGCGGTGATCGTCCGGGAGGCGTTGCAGTACGTGGGCACCCGGTACGTCTGGGGAGGCGCGTCGGCAGGGGGGCTGGACTGCTCGGGGTTCGTCTACCTGGTCTTCTCGGCGTTCGCGCCCGAGCTGGCCCGCCTGCGCTCCTTTGACTACTTCCGCCTGGGCGTCCCGGTGCCCCCGGGCCAGCTGCGGCCGGGCGACCTGGTCTTCTTCACCACCTACGCCCCCGGTGCGTCCCACGTCGGGATCTACCTGGGCGACCGCCGCTTCATCCACGCCTCCAGCAGCGCCCGCCAGGTCACCGTCTCGTCCCTGGATGAGCCGTACTACGCCGCCCGCTACGTGGGCGCCCGGCGGCTGGCTCCCTGA
- the rpsI gene encoding 30S ribosomal protein S9 gives MAVEAVATATGRRKEAVARVRLLPGSGKIVVNDQPAESYFPRPTLQSLVRQPLQLAKAEGRFDVVATVDGGGISGQAGALRHGIARALASLDASLRSLLHKAGLLTRDPRMKERKKYGHKRARKAFQYSKR, from the coding sequence ATGGCTGTGGAAGCGGTGGCGACCGCCACGGGGCGGCGCAAGGAAGCGGTGGCGCGGGTGCGCCTGCTGCCCGGCAGCGGGAAGATCGTGGTCAACGACCAGCCGGCCGAATCCTACTTCCCGCGGCCCACGCTGCAGAGCCTCGTCCGCCAGCCTCTGCAGCTGGCCAAGGCCGAGGGGCGGTTTGACGTGGTGGCCACGGTCGACGGCGGAGGGATTTCCGGACAGGCCGGGGCGCTGCGGCACGGCATCGCCCGGGCTCTGGCCAGCCTGGACGCATCCCTGCGCTCGCTGCTGCACAAGGCGGGCCTGCTGACCCGCGATCCCCGGATGAAGGAGCGCAAGAAGTACGGGCACAAGCGGGCGCGCAAGGCGTTCCAGTACTCCAAGCGCTGA
- the rplM gene encoding 50S ribosomal protein L13 has product MKTFQPAPGSVVRRWHVVDAEGMVLGRLASRVATLLRGKHKPEFSPHMDVGDGVIVINAAKVRLTGRKAQQEKVYWHTGYPGGLKQATLGQLLRTDPERVITEAVWGMLPKTSLGRKMLRRLKVYRGSEHPHRAQKPEMADLRDRRSAVRDQGSDGTET; this is encoded by the coding sequence GTGAAAACCTTCCAGCCTGCTCCGGGCTCTGTCGTCCGCCGGTGGCACGTCGTCGACGCCGAGGGGATGGTCCTGGGCCGCCTGGCGAGCCGGGTGGCGACACTCCTGCGGGGCAAGCACAAGCCCGAGTTCAGCCCGCACATGGACGTGGGCGACGGGGTGATCGTCATCAACGCGGCCAAGGTGCGGCTGACCGGCCGCAAGGCCCAGCAGGAGAAGGTGTACTGGCACACCGGCTATCCGGGCGGGCTCAAGCAGGCCACCCTGGGCCAGCTGCTGCGAACCGACCCGGAGCGGGTCATCACCGAGGCGGTCTGGGGGATGCTGCCCAAGACCTCCCTGGGGCGCAAGATGCTGCGCCGGTTGAAGGTCTACCGGGGCAGCGAGCACCCTCACCGGGCGCAGAAGCCCGAAATGGCGGACCTGCGGGACCGGCGATCAGCGGTCAGAGATCAGGGATCGGACGGGACGGAGACGTGA
- a CDS encoding LysM peptidoglycan-binding domain-containing protein, with protein MRHRLPALPAALAILLGGLLALSGPAGASSRAQTYVVRPGDTLWAIGARLGVPANTLARANGISDPERLVPGQVLRVPAGPASRRPPSSGTRPAAASRGPALVVAVHRVRWGDTLLAIARRYRVPVEWIVRANGLWSDRIHPGQRLAIPTRRGVEVLARRHGPPPRPIPVPPAAFARSAAAGTAAWDLVQRARRYLGVPYRWGGESPAGMDCSGLVHRVFAPYLSGVGRLTSYDYFRLGRPVRPEAILPGDVVFFTTDEPGPSHVGIFIGAGLFIHASSAAGEVTVTSLDDPLYRERFLGVRRLVDLSARN; from the coding sequence ATGAGGCACCGGCTGCCTGCTCTACCCGCCGCCCTCGCGATCCTGCTGGGTGGACTGCTCGCCCTCTCCGGGCCTGCCGGCGCCTCCTCCAGGGCACAGACGTACGTAGTTCGCCCGGGCGACACCCTGTGGGCCATCGGCGCCCGCCTGGGGGTGCCAGCCAACACCCTGGCGCGGGCCAACGGAATCTCGGATCCGGAACGACTGGTCCCCGGGCAGGTCCTGCGGGTGCCGGCGGGGCCGGCCTCGCGGCGGCCTCCTTCCTCCGGCACCCGGCCGGCCGCTGCATCACGGGGTCCGGCGCTGGTGGTCGCCGTCCACCGGGTGCGGTGGGGCGACACCCTGCTGGCCATCGCCCGCCGCTACCGCGTCCCCGTCGAGTGGATCGTCCGGGCCAACGGGCTGTGGTCGGACAGGATCCACCCCGGCCAGCGCCTGGCGATTCCCACCCGGCGGGGAGTGGAGGTGCTGGCGCGCCGCCACGGACCTCCCCCGCGCCCGATCCCGGTGCCCCCGGCCGCGTTCGCGCGCTCGGCGGCGGCCGGAACGGCGGCGTGGGATCTGGTCCAGCGGGCACGCCGGTACCTGGGCGTCCCCTACCGCTGGGGCGGCGAGTCGCCTGCGGGGATGGACTGCTCGGGGCTGGTGCACCGGGTCTTCGCCCCGTACCTGTCGGGGGTGGGGCGGCTGACCTCCTACGACTACTTCCGCCTCGGCCGGCCGGTCCGGCCGGAGGCGATCCTGCCGGGCGACGTGGTGTTTTTCACCACCGACGAGCCGGGGCCGTCCCACGTGGGGATCTTCATCGGCGCCGGCCTGTTCATCCACGCCTCCTCGGCCGCGGGCGAGGTCACCGTCACCTCCCTGGACGACCCGCTGTACCGGGAGCGCTTCCTCGGGGTGCGGCGCCTGGTCGACCTGTCGGCGCGCAATTGA
- a CDS encoding sugar phosphate nucleotidyltransferase — translation MKAIIPAAGMGTRLRPHTFTQPKALLPVAGRPILAHIVDELSACGVDEVILVLGYLGERVIDFARRRYPHLTVRAVWQEQPLGNGHAVYVAREYLDGTPAVIIFGDTIVKGDLAALVRGPHSLAGVKEVADPRRLGVVEVDREGLIRRIVEKPEVPPSRLAVIGVYYITDTLALREALERLVAEDRRQRGEFWLADGLQLMLDRGVPMRPFAVERWYDCGTVEAWLQANRDLLALDPPPVPEGLGGTVIPPSYVSSSATLEGSVVGPHACVGDEVRVVHSTVRDSILLPRAVVEDAHLTASVVGEGAAVRGVRGRVNIGDASRVEGASGEAGGAGRDPMPP, via the coding sequence GTGAAGGCCATCATCCCCGCCGCCGGGATGGGGACGCGGCTGCGGCCCCACACCTTCACCCAGCCCAAGGCCCTGCTGCCGGTGGCCGGGCGGCCGATCCTGGCCCACATCGTGGACGAGCTGTCCGCCTGCGGCGTCGACGAGGTCATCCTGGTGCTGGGCTACCTGGGCGAGCGGGTGATCGACTTCGCCCGCAGGCGCTATCCGCACCTGACCGTGCGCGCCGTCTGGCAGGAGCAGCCCCTGGGCAACGGCCACGCCGTCTACGTGGCCCGGGAGTACCTGGACGGCACGCCGGCGGTCATCATCTTCGGCGACACCATCGTCAAGGGCGACCTGGCCGCCCTGGTGCGCGGCCCGCACTCCCTGGCCGGGGTGAAGGAGGTGGCCGACCCCCGGCGGCTGGGGGTGGTGGAAGTGGACCGGGAGGGCTTGATCCGGCGCATCGTGGAAAAGCCGGAGGTGCCGCCCAGCCGCCTGGCGGTGATCGGCGTCTACTACATCACCGACACCCTGGCCCTGCGCGAGGCGCTGGAGCGGCTGGTGGCCGAAGACCGCCGCCAGCGGGGGGAGTTCTGGCTGGCCGACGGGCTGCAGCTGATGCTGGACCGGGGGGTGCCGATGCGGCCGTTTGCGGTCGAGCGTTGGTACGACTGCGGGACCGTGGAGGCGTGGCTGCAGGCCAACCGGGACCTGCTGGCGCTGGACCCCCCGCCGGTCCCGGAGGGGCTGGGCGGGACGGTGATCCCCCCCTCCTACGTCAGTTCCTCGGCGACCCTCGAGGGGTCGGTGGTGGGCCCCCATGCGTGCGTGGGGGATGAGGTCCGGGTGGTGCACTCCACGGTCCGGGACTCGATCCTCCTGCCGCGGGCGGTCGTGGAAGACGCCCACCTGACCGCCTCGGTGGTGGGCGAGGGCGCGGCGGTGCGCGGGGTGCGGGGACGGGTCAACATCGGCGATGCCTCGCGCGTGGAGGGCGCGTCTGGAGAGGCAGGCGGCGCGGGCAGAGACCCGATGCCGCCATGA
- a CDS encoding phosphomannomutase/phosphoglucomutase, translating into MTISPTIFREYDIRGVAGRDITPEVAEAIARAYASYLRTEGAQERETPVLVGRDNRESSPWIRDAVVRGLVGSGCRVVDIGTVITPVFYFARVHYGIDGGVMVTASHNPPEFNGFKLAHGFGTLYGEQIQQIRRLTEAGEFVGGVGSVEARDVIPAYRAMLREKVRLGPRRLRVVVDCGNGTASLVAPDALEDLGVEVVRLYCESDPRFPHHHPDPVQPENLRDLIAAVRREGADVGFGFDGDGDRLGVVDDRGEIVWGDILMILFWREILPRHPGTVGIVEVKCSQALYDEIQRLGGRPMFYRTGHSLIKAKMREVGAVFTGEMSGHMFFADEYYGYDDAVYAAARLLRILSHTDRPLSALLADVPRYPATPEVRVDCPDEVKFEVVRSLTEQFKREGYPVIDVDGARVLCADGWGLVRASNTQPVLVLRAEARTPEGLERIKRTLEQALSRFADVGPVRW; encoded by the coding sequence GTGACCATCTCCCCGACGATCTTCCGCGAATACGACATCCGCGGTGTGGCCGGGCGCGACATCACCCCCGAGGTCGCCGAGGCCATTGCCCGGGCGTATGCGTCCTACCTGCGCACAGAGGGGGCACAGGAGCGCGAGACTCCGGTCCTGGTGGGCAGGGACAACCGCGAGAGCTCTCCGTGGATCCGCGACGCCGTGGTGCGCGGCCTGGTGGGAAGCGGATGCCGCGTGGTGGACATCGGCACGGTGATCACCCCGGTCTTCTACTTCGCCCGGGTGCACTACGGCATCGACGGCGGGGTGATGGTCACCGCCAGCCACAACCCGCCCGAGTTCAACGGCTTCAAGCTGGCCCACGGATTCGGCACCCTGTACGGCGAGCAGATCCAGCAGATCCGCCGGCTGACGGAGGCGGGGGAGTTTGTCGGGGGGGTCGGGTCCGTGGAGGCCCGCGACGTGATCCCCGCGTACCGGGCGATGCTCCGGGAAAAGGTCCGCCTGGGTCCGCGGCGGCTGCGGGTGGTGGTGGACTGCGGTAACGGCACCGCCAGCCTGGTGGCCCCCGACGCTCTGGAGGACCTGGGGGTGGAGGTCGTCCGCCTGTACTGCGAGTCCGACCCGCGCTTTCCCCACCACCACCCCGACCCGGTGCAGCCGGAGAACCTGCGCGACCTGATCGCCGCCGTGCGCCGCGAGGGCGCCGACGTGGGCTTCGGCTTTGACGGCGACGGGGACCGGCTGGGGGTGGTGGACGACCGGGGCGAGATCGTCTGGGGCGACATCCTGATGATCCTGTTCTGGCGGGAGATCCTGCCCCGCCACCCCGGGACGGTGGGGATCGTGGAGGTCAAGTGCTCCCAGGCGCTGTACGACGAGATCCAGCGCCTGGGCGGCCGGCCCATGTTCTACCGCACCGGCCACTCCCTCATCAAGGCCAAGATGCGCGAGGTGGGCGCCGTCTTCACCGGCGAGATGTCGGGCCACATGTTCTTCGCCGACGAGTACTACGGCTACGACGACGCCGTCTACGCGGCGGCCCGGCTGCTGCGGATCCTCTCCCACACCGACCGGCCCCTGTCGGCGCTGCTGGCCGACGTGCCCCGCTACCCGGCCACCCCCGAGGTCCGCGTGGACTGCCCCGACGAGGTGAAGTTCGAAGTCGTCCGCTCCCTCACCGAGCAGTTCAAGCGGGAGGGCTACCCGGTGATTGACGTGGACGGGGCCCGGGTGCTGTGTGCGGACGGGTGGGGCCTGGTGCGGGCCAGCAACACCCAGCCGGTCCTGGTCCTGCGGGCGGAGGCCCGGACGCCGGAGGGCCTGGAGAGGATCAAGCGCACCCTGGAGCAGGCGCTGTCCCGTTTCGCCGACGTCGGTCCCGTGCGCTGGTGA